A stretch of DNA from Anaerobaca lacustris:
AATCGGCCGTGCGCAGGCACGACATTCCCATCATCGCCATGACAGCCAACGCAATGCAGGGCGACCGCGAAAAGTGCCTCGATGCCGGGATGAATGATTATCTTGCCAAGCCGGTCAACCCGAGGGCATTGGCGGAGGTACTGACACGATGGCTCGGACAGAAACCGGAAGTATTCGCGAATGAGGCTGCGGTGAGCGAGGTGTCTGAGAATGGCCAGGCATCTCTGCCATCCGGGACTTCAGAGGAGAAAGGCCTCGATGGTCCTGGCTCTTCCTGCCGTGCGGCAGACGTGTGTTTTGACACAACGGCACTCGTCGAGCGGTGTATGGGCGATATCCTGCTTTCTGAAGAGATCCTGAGCATTTTTCTCAGCGATATCCCAAGGCAGATTGATACGTTGCGGCAATACTTGGCCAACGACGAACTGCAAGGTGCCACGCGACAAGCCCACAGCATAAAGGGAGCTGCGGCAAACGTGGGCGCTGAGAGCCTGCG
This window harbors:
- a CDS encoding response regulator; this encodes QQVATRLLRKLGLKADAVANGIEAIRSLEMIDYDLVLMDVQMPEMDGLEATRKIRDPQSAVRRHDIPIIAMTANAMQGDREKCLDAGMNDYLAKPVNPRALAEVLTRWLGQKPEVFANEAAVSEVSENGQASLPSGTSEEKGLDGPGSSCRAADVCFDTTALVERCMGDILLSEEILSIFLSDIPRQIDTLRQYLANDELQGATRQAHSIKGAAANVGAESLRDLAFNMETAGHHQDMVTMKTLLSELEQEFLQIEDAVDRTRLTRETEKHGE